The proteins below are encoded in one region of Rhizobium sp. 9140:
- a CDS encoding ABC transporter ATP-binding protein, translated as MAKTMIELKNADLTLGQAAASVHVLKGMSLEIDAGQSVGIVGPSGSGKSTLLMVLAGLERLDKGEIVIDGTPLQGLSEDHVADFRGRNIGIVFQSFHLIPNMTALENVAVPLELANVRDAFDIARRELTSVGLGERLSHYPGQLSGGEQQRVAIARALAPSPKLLIADEPTGNLDTETGRQIADLIFSKQAERNMTLILVTHDNSLAARCSRQIKVRSGIIVDDGRSVTDLAPSAVSA; from the coding sequence GTGGCAAAAACCATGATCGAACTGAAAAATGCGGATCTGACCCTTGGGCAGGCTGCAGCGTCCGTCCATGTGCTGAAGGGCATGAGCCTGGAAATCGATGCCGGGCAATCGGTCGGCATCGTCGGCCCCTCCGGCTCGGGCAAATCGACCCTGCTGATGGTGCTTGCCGGATTGGAGCGTCTGGACAAGGGCGAGATCGTCATCGACGGTACGCCGTTGCAGGGGCTGAGCGAGGACCATGTGGCCGATTTCCGCGGCCGCAACATCGGCATCGTCTTCCAGTCCTTCCACCTCATTCCCAATATGACGGCCCTCGAAAACGTTGCGGTGCCGCTCGAGCTTGCCAATGTACGCGATGCCTTCGACATCGCCCGTCGCGAGTTGACGTCGGTCGGGCTTGGCGAGCGGCTGTCGCATTATCCGGGGCAACTTTCGGGCGGCGAGCAGCAGCGCGTGGCCATCGCCCGGGCGCTCGCGCCCTCGCCGAAACTGCTGATCGCCGACGAGCCGACCGGCAATCTCGACACCGAAACCGGGCGCCAGATTGCGGACCTGATCTTTTCCAAGCAGGCCGAGCGCAACATGACGCTGATCCTCGTGACACACGACAACAGCCTGGCTGCGCGCTGCTCGCGTCAGATCAAGGTGCGTTCCGGCATTATCGTGGATGATGGGCGCTCGGTGACCGATCTCGCGCCTTCAGCGGTTTCGGCGTGA
- a CDS encoding GNAT family N-acetyltransferase, whose amino-acid sequence MSFTLRDASLADIPAITDIYSESVRNGVATYEIAVPDQAEMTTRFSTITENSYPYIVAEDADGIVVGYAYASAFRMRSAYRFLVEDSIYLAPEARGRGVGTALLKELIARCADLGFRQMVAVIGGAHPASIAVHRSTGFVDCGTMKGSGFKFGRWLDTTFMQLALGEGVDSLPADGVYPDTLYGA is encoded by the coding sequence ATGTCCTTCACTTTGCGTGATGCCTCCCTCGCCGATATTCCTGCCATTACGGACATCTACAGCGAGTCCGTGCGCAACGGCGTTGCCACCTACGAGATCGCCGTTCCCGACCAGGCGGAAATGACGACGCGCTTTTCCACCATCACCGAAAACAGCTATCCCTATATCGTCGCAGAAGACGCGGACGGGATCGTGGTTGGCTATGCCTATGCCTCGGCCTTTCGCATGCGCAGCGCCTACCGGTTTCTCGTCGAGGATTCGATCTATCTCGCGCCCGAAGCACGCGGGCGCGGCGTCGGCACGGCGCTTCTGAAGGAGTTGATCGCGCGCTGCGCGGATCTCGGTTTCCGCCAGATGGTGGCCGTCATCGGCGGCGCGCATCCCGCCTCCATCGCCGTCCACCGGTCGACAGGATTTGTGGATTGCGGGACGATGAAGGGAAGCGGGTTCAAGTTCGGCCGCTGGCTCGATACCACATTCATGCAACTGGCCTTGGGCGAAGGTGTCGATAGCCTGCCGGCCGATGGCGTCTATCCGGATACGCTTTACGGAGCCTGA
- the ccmA gene encoding heme ABC exporter ATP-binding protein CcmA, which yields MPFRLRVDGLGASRGEDPIFRAVCLDLDAGGALLVTGRNGTGKSTFLRTLAGLHPADSGTILLEGIADPTAPVRESLHYLGHRNAMKRDLTVAENLIFWSRFSGQGDDAATNAEVALEAVGLGGLGHLPFGYLSAGQQRRAALARLLVAYRPVWLMDEPTAALDSASERMVEALIAGHRATGGIVIAATHQALDVPGAQMLTMTGFAVPA from the coding sequence ATGCCATTTCGCCTGCGTGTGGACGGGCTGGGTGCCAGCCGCGGCGAAGACCCGATCTTCCGGGCGGTTTGCCTGGATCTGGACGCTGGCGGCGCTCTGCTGGTGACCGGGCGAAACGGCACGGGAAAGTCCACCTTCCTGCGGACGCTCGCCGGGCTTCATCCGGCAGACAGCGGTACGATCCTGCTGGAAGGGATCGCCGACCCCACCGCGCCGGTGCGCGAATCACTTCACTATCTCGGACACCGTAACGCGATGAAGCGCGATTTGACGGTTGCGGAGAATCTCATCTTCTGGTCGCGCTTTAGCGGTCAGGGCGACGATGCCGCGACCAATGCGGAGGTCGCGCTGGAGGCGGTGGGCCTTGGCGGGCTCGGTCACCTGCCGTTCGGCTATCTCTCGGCCGGGCAGCAGCGTCGTGCGGCGCTTGCCCGGCTTCTGGTCGCGTATCGTCCCGTCTGGCTCATGGACGAGCCGACGGCAGCACTGGATTCGGCGAGCGAGCGGATGGTCGAGGCGCTGATCGCCGGACATCGCGCCACCGGCGGCATCGTCATCGCCGCCACGCATCAGGCTCTGGACGTTCCCGGTGCGCAGATGCTGACCATGACCGGCTTTGCGGTGCCGGCATGA
- the ccmB gene encoding heme exporter protein CcmB produces the protein MMALYLRDLKLATRAGGGALTGILFFMAVVAVVPFGLGPDLKLLAQVGPAMLWIGALLASLLGLDRLFQAEREDGALDVMLMQETPLVLVVFVKCLAHWTASGLPLVLVSPLLGLFLNMEPAAIFATMLTLLAGTPAITLIGAMGAAVAVALPRGGLLVSILVLPLVIPVLIFGVSAAYAAVEDPAPFLPPFMILSAITLFFAVLGPAAAAVALRASSE, from the coding sequence ATGATGGCGCTCTATCTGCGCGACCTGAAGCTTGCGACCCGTGCCGGCGGCGGTGCGCTGACGGGCATCCTCTTCTTCATGGCCGTCGTCGCGGTCGTTCCCTTCGGGCTCGGGCCGGACCTGAAGCTCCTGGCGCAGGTGGGGCCGGCCATGCTGTGGATCGGCGCGCTGCTGGCCTCGCTTCTCGGGCTCGACCGCCTGTTTCAGGCGGAGCGCGAGGATGGCGCTCTGGACGTGATGTTGATGCAGGAGACGCCGCTGGTGCTTGTTGTCTTCGTCAAATGCCTCGCCCACTGGACCGCGTCCGGCCTGCCGCTCGTGCTCGTGTCGCCGCTGCTCGGGCTGTTTCTCAACATGGAACCGGCGGCCATCTTTGCCACCATGCTGACGCTTCTGGCGGGAACGCCGGCGATCACGCTGATCGGCGCGATGGGCGCCGCCGTCGCCGTGGCTCTGCCGCGCGGCGGGCTTCTCGTGTCGATCCTCGTGCTGCCGCTCGTCATTCCCGTGCTCATTTTTGGCGTCAGCGCGGCCTATGCCGCCGTCGAGGACCCCGCGCCCTTCCTGCCGCCGTTTATGATCCTTTCGGCCATCACGCTCTTCTTCGCCGTCCTCGGCCCGGCGGCAGCGGCGGTCGCCCTGCGCGCGTCTTCCGAATGA
- a CDS encoding Bax inhibitor-1/YccA family protein, protein MSDPRNFRMQTAGARADAAVDQGLRAYMLRVYNLMALGVAITGVAAFLAFQFAFADGQLTAFGQAIYVSPLKYLIMLAPFGMVLFLSFRINSMSVSAAQTTFWLYAALMGLSLSSIMLIYTGQSIVRTFFVTAASFGALSLYGYTTKRSLSAMGSFLMMGLFGLIIASIVNIFFASSALQFAISVIGVLIFAGLTAYDTQRIKEMYFEGDGFEAAGRKAIMGALTLYLDFVNLFLFMLRFLGNRN, encoded by the coding sequence ATGTCCGATCCCAGAAACTTTCGCATGCAGACCGCCGGCGCGCGCGCTGACGCTGCTGTCGACCAGGGCCTGCGCGCTTACATGCTGCGGGTCTACAATCTCATGGCGCTCGGCGTCGCCATCACCGGCGTCGCCGCTTTCCTGGCTTTCCAGTTCGCATTTGCCGATGGGCAGCTGACCGCGTTCGGCCAGGCGATCTATGTCAGCCCGCTGAAGTACCTGATCATGCTGGCTCCGTTCGGCATGGTGCTGTTCCTGAGCTTCCGGATCAATTCTATGAGCGTCTCGGCTGCTCAGACCACGTTCTGGCTCTATGCCGCGCTGATGGGCCTGTCGCTCTCGTCGATCATGCTGATCTACACGGGTCAGAGCATCGTGCGCACGTTCTTCGTGACCGCGGCCTCCTTCGGTGCGCTGTCGCTCTACGGCTACACGACGAAGCGCAGCCTGTCGGCCATGGGTTCGTTCCTGATGATGGGTCTGTTCGGCCTGATCATCGCCTCGATCGTCAACATCTTCTTTGCGTCGTCGGCTTTGCAGTTCGCAATCTCGGTCATCGGTGTGCTGATCTTCGCAGGCCTTACCGCCTACGATACGCAGCGCATCAAAGAAATGTACTTCGAGGGCGATGGTTTCGAGGCAGCCGGTCGCAAGGCGATCATGGGTGCGCTGACGCTCTATCTCGACTTCGTCAACCTGTTCCTCTTCATGCTGCGCTTCCTCGGAAACCGCAACTAA
- a CDS encoding heme ABC transporter permease, giving the protein MRERSLAIRSFTDLANPTRFVALAGWLLPWLAGLTALLFAVGLTLCFTTAADYQQGETVRIMYIHVPAAWLSMMGYTVMAASALGTLVWRHPLADVAAKCAAPIGAGFTALALVTGSLWGKPMWGTWWVWDARLTSVFILFLMYLGLIALNRAMDDAGRAAKVSAVLILVGFVNIPIIKFSVDWWNTLHQPASVLRLGGSAIDPEFLRPLLVMALAFTCLFFTLHLAAMRTEIWRRRIAAMRRQAARGAASA; this is encoded by the coding sequence ATGCGTGAGAGAAGCCTTGCCATTCGCAGCTTTACCGACCTTGCCAATCCGACGCGCTTCGTCGCGCTGGCCGGGTGGCTGCTGCCATGGCTCGCCGGTCTGACGGCGCTGCTCTTTGCGGTCGGCCTGACGCTCTGTTTCACCACCGCGGCCGACTACCAGCAGGGCGAGACGGTGCGGATCATGTATATCCATGTGCCTGCCGCATGGCTGTCGATGATGGGCTATACCGTCATGGCGGCCTCCGCGCTCGGCACGCTCGTCTGGCGTCATCCGCTGGCCGACGTCGCAGCGAAATGCGCGGCACCCATCGGGGCCGGCTTCACGGCGCTGGCGCTCGTCACCGGCTCGCTCTGGGGCAAGCCGATGTGGGGCACGTGGTGGGTGTGGGATGCGCGGCTCACCTCCGTCTTCATCCTTTTTCTCATGTATCTCGGCCTGATCGCGCTCAACCGCGCCATGGACGATGCCGGACGGGCGGCGAAGGTTTCCGCCGTGCTGATCCTCGTCGGCTTTGTCAACATTCCGATCATCAAGTTCTCCGTCGACTGGTGGAACACGCTGCACCAGCCGGCAAGCGTGCTGCGTCTTGGCGGTTCGGCCATCGATCCGGAGTTCCTGCGCCCGCTTCTTGTCATGGCGCTCGCCTTCACCTGCCTGTTTTTCACGCTGCATCTGGCGGCGATGCGCACGGAAATCTGGCGGCGGCGCATTGCCGCCATGCGCCGACAGGCTGCGCGGGGCGCGGCGTCCGCATGA
- a CDS encoding DUF2794 domain-containing protein, translated as MTDQTDLQDRQTPKASESVVVDLSDYRHAKDPLPVTFHRRELDQILWVYGRMVGEGEWRDYALDHMRDKAVFSVFKRSGEQPLYRVEKVPKLAAKQGAYAVVNTHGMILKRGHELTQVLKVFDKLLKVVKS; from the coding sequence ATGACCGATCAGACGGATTTGCAAGATCGCCAAACCCCCAAGGCATCTGAAAGCGTGGTCGTCGATCTCAGCGACTATCGACATGCCAAAGACCCTCTTCCCGTGACCTTCCACCGCCGAGAGCTCGACCAGATCCTGTGGGTCTATGGCCGCATGGTGGGAGAAGGCGAGTGGCGCGACTACGCGCTCGACCATATGCGCGACAAGGCGGTCTTCTCCGTCTTCAAACGCTCGGGCGAACAGCCGCTTTACCGTGTGGAGAAGGTGCCGAAGCTTGCCGCGAAACAGGGCGCCTATGCCGTGGTCAACACGCACGGCATGATTCTGAAGCGCGGGCATGAGCTCACGCAGGTGCTGAAGGTCTTCGACAAGCTGCTGAAGGTCGTGAAGAGCTGA
- a CDS encoding DUF1223 domain-containing protein, giving the protein MPAFKTSRLSLIGSLFVLAAFPAAAQEAVREAAPQTIVAKTADSGLEVTQPKGVVELFTSQGCASCPPADAALKHLIDDGSIVALSYHVDYWNYLGWADTLASKENTARQYAYAKMFGRNGVYTPQAVLNGRDQVNGANLSGIKGRLIALSGADAGMKVPISAERKDDEIDITIGEGNGKANVVIVYFNRQKVVDVEKGENSGKKMSYWHAVRDIQTIGMWDGKSARFVLPASVLDQEKDSGCAILLQQMKDAETPGAIVGAATLMAAQ; this is encoded by the coding sequence ATGCCCGCCTTCAAGACCTCTCGTTTGAGCCTGATCGGCAGCCTCTTCGTGCTGGCAGCCTTCCCGGCTGCAGCGCAAGAAGCGGTACGGGAAGCGGCGCCGCAGACGATCGTGGCGAAGACCGCGGACAGCGGGCTGGAGGTCACGCAGCCGAAGGGCGTCGTGGAACTCTTCACCAGCCAAGGCTGCGCCTCCTGCCCCCCGGCCGACGCCGCGCTGAAGCACCTGATCGACGACGGCTCCATCGTCGCCCTCTCCTATCACGTGGATTACTGGAATTACCTCGGCTGGGCAGACACGCTCGCCTCGAAGGAGAACACCGCCCGTCAATATGCCTATGCCAAGATGTTTGGCCGCAACGGCGTCTACACGCCACAGGCCGTGCTGAACGGTCGGGATCAGGTGAACGGCGCCAATCTCTCGGGCATCAAGGGACGGCTGATCGCCCTCAGCGGCGCAGACGCTGGCATGAAGGTTCCGATTTCGGCCGAGCGCAAGGACGACGAGATCGATATCACGATTGGAGAAGGGAACGGCAAAGCCAACGTCGTTATCGTCTACTTCAATCGCCAGAAGGTGGTGGACGTGGAAAAGGGTGAGAACAGCGGCAAGAAGATGTCCTACTGGCACGCCGTGCGCGACATTCAGACGATCGGCATGTGGGACGGGAAGTCCGCCCGCTTCGTGCTGCCCGCCTCCGTGCTCGATCAGGAGAAGGACAGTGGCTGTGCGATCCTGCTGCAGCAGATGAAGGACGCGGAAACCCCCGGCGCCATCGTCGGGGCGGCAACGCTGATGGCAGCGCAATAG
- a CDS encoding ABC transporter permease: MVSLRLPDLSLALRLALREMRGGLSGFYIFLACIALGTAAIAGVNSLSQAITGSIASQGQALLAGDIRFELNNRLANTEEKTFLDGAGDVSLSSGLRSMARLPDGSNQALVELKAVDAAYPLYGTVESQPQAPLSALLSADKGTYGALAAPLLLDRLGVKTGDTLLIGNARVRISGTLVREPDALSDGFGFAPRLMVSQAALAASGLVQTGSLVEHAYKLRLADPSGVPAVRALAEQQFPQAGWSIRSSQNAAPSLTANITRFSQFLTLVGLTALIVGGVGVANAVRAYLDAKRGVIAAFKCLGAPGALVSTIYLIQILLIAMIGIFIGLVIGAIIPLVAARFLADILPISTDLQLYPSALGLAALFGLLTALAFACLPLGRARSVPATALFRNQDFDRSRWPTWPYLAAAALSLAALGGLAIFTAYDRMISLVFLGAIAFSFVVLRGVSVLVAALARRSPRVSSPALRLAIGNIHRPGALTPSVVLSLGLGLALLVTLALIDGNLRRELTGNLPERAPNFFFVDIQGSEIEGFRSLLKTALPAGKVIEVPMLRGRILAFNGEDVAKREVAPAGRWVLRGDRGITYAKNLPENSRLVEGQWWPDGYSGEPLVSFSEQEARELNLKVGDTVTVNVLGRNITARISNFRTVEWESLSINFVMVFSPNTFAGAPHAWLATVIDPSATPEQEAAALRQITNTYPTITSVRVKDALDIVNGLLGQLATAIRAAAGVALVASVLVLSGALAAGNRARIHDAVVLKTLGATRATLIRAFCYEYTILGLSTAIFALLAGGVAAWFVVARIMTLPSSFLPDVAFLTIAIALIMTVGIGLAGTWRVLGQKAAPVLRDL, from the coding sequence ATGGTGTCCTTGCGCCTGCCGGATCTTTCGCTCGCTTTGCGGCTGGCGCTGCGCGAAATGCGCGGCGGCCTGTCGGGCTTCTATATCTTTCTGGCCTGCATCGCGCTGGGAACGGCGGCGATTGCCGGCGTCAACTCGCTGTCGCAGGCCATCACCGGCTCCATCGCCTCGCAGGGGCAGGCGCTGCTCGCCGGCGATATCCGGTTCGAGCTGAACAACCGTCTGGCCAATACCGAGGAAAAGACCTTTCTCGACGGTGCCGGCGATGTCTCTCTTTCATCGGGACTTCGGTCCATGGCGCGGCTTCCCGATGGTTCCAACCAGGCGCTGGTGGAACTGAAGGCGGTGGATGCCGCCTATCCGCTCTACGGCACGGTTGAAAGCCAGCCGCAGGCGCCGCTTTCGGCGCTTCTCTCGGCTGATAAAGGCACCTATGGCGCACTCGCGGCCCCCCTGCTTCTCGATCGTCTCGGCGTGAAGACGGGCGATACGCTGCTGATCGGCAATGCGCGGGTCAGGATATCTGGCACGCTGGTGCGCGAGCCGGATGCCCTGTCGGACGGTTTCGGTTTCGCGCCGCGGCTGATGGTGTCGCAGGCGGCGCTGGCGGCGAGCGGCCTTGTGCAGACAGGCAGTCTGGTGGAACATGCCTACAAGCTGCGCCTTGCCGATCCCTCAGGCGTGCCGGCCGTGCGCGCCCTAGCGGAACAGCAGTTTCCGCAGGCGGGATGGTCCATCCGCTCCAGCCAGAATGCCGCACCGTCGCTGACGGCGAACATCACGCGCTTTTCACAGTTCCTGACGCTCGTCGGGCTGACCGCGCTGATCGTCGGCGGGGTCGGTGTCGCCAATGCTGTTCGCGCCTATCTCGATGCCAAGCGCGGCGTCATCGCCGCGTTCAAGTGCCTGGGCGCCCCCGGCGCGCTCGTCTCCACCATCTATCTCATCCAGATCCTGCTGATCGCAATGATCGGCATCTTTATCGGCCTCGTCATCGGCGCGATCATTCCGTTGGTCGCCGCCCGGTTCCTTGCCGATATCCTGCCGATATCAACGGATCTCCAACTCTATCCCTCGGCACTCGGTCTCGCCGCCCTGTTCGGGCTTCTGACGGCGCTCGCCTTTGCCTGCCTGCCACTCGGCCGCGCCCGCAGCGTGCCGGCAACGGCGCTCTTCCGCAATCAGGACTTCGACCGCAGCCGGTGGCCGACCTGGCCCTATCTAGCGGCCGCGGCATTGAGCCTTGCGGCACTTGGCGGCCTCGCCATTTTCACGGCTTACGACCGGATGATCTCGCTGGTTTTTCTCGGCGCCATCGCCTTTTCGTTCGTCGTGTTGCGCGGTGTCTCCGTTCTGGTCGCGGCTCTCGCGCGGCGCAGCCCGCGGGTGTCCTCACCCGCTCTGCGGCTGGCCATCGGCAATATCCATCGGCCGGGCGCGCTGACGCCCTCCGTCGTTCTCTCGCTGGGCCTTGGGCTCGCGCTGCTGGTGACATTGGCGTTGATCGACGGAAATCTGCGGCGGGAGTTGACGGGCAATCTGCCGGAGCGCGCGCCCAATTTCTTCTTCGTCGATATCCAGGGCAGCGAGATCGAAGGCTTTCGCTCGTTGTTGAAGACGGCGCTGCCGGCGGGCAAGGTCATCGAGGTGCCGATGCTGCGCGGCCGCATCCTTGCCTTCAACGGCGAGGACGTCGCCAAGCGCGAGGTCGCGCCGGCCGGACGCTGGGTGCTCCGGGGCGACCGCGGCATTACCTATGCGAAGAACCTGCCGGAGAATTCGCGTCTTGTGGAAGGACAGTGGTGGCCGGACGGCTATAGCGGCGAGCCGCTCGTGTCCTTCTCCGAGCAGGAGGCGCGCGAACTGAACCTGAAGGTCGGTGACACCGTTACCGTCAACGTGCTCGGTCGCAACATCACGGCGCGCATTTCCAACTTCCGCACGGTCGAATGGGAATCGCTGTCGATCAATTTCGTCATGGTGTTTTCCCCCAACACCTTTGCCGGCGCGCCGCATGCCTGGCTTGCAACCGTCATCGATCCCTCGGCCACGCCGGAGCAGGAGGCGGCGGCGCTGCGCCAGATCACCAACACCTATCCGACCATCACCAGCGTACGGGTTAAGGATGCGCTCGACATCGTCAACGGCCTGCTGGGGCAGCTGGCAACAGCGATCCGGGCTGCGGCCGGCGTCGCGCTCGTCGCCTCGGTTCTCGTGCTTTCCGGCGCGCTGGCCGCCGGCAACCGCGCGCGTATCCATGATGCGGTGGTGCTGAAGACGCTGGGTGCGACCCGCGCGACGCTGATCCGGGCCTTCTGCTACGAATATACGATCCTCGGCCTCTCGACCGCGATTTTCGCACTTCTGGCGGGCGGTGTGGCGGCATGGTTTGTGGTGGCCCGCATCATGACGCTGCCCTCGTCCTTCCTGCCTGACGTGGCGTTCCTGACCATTGCCATCGCCCTGATCATGACGGTCGGCATTGGACTTGCGGGTACTTGGCGCGTGCTTGGGCAGAAGGCGGCGCCTGTTCTTCGCGATCTCTGA
- the acnA gene encoding aconitate hydratase AcnA encodes MSKSLDSFNCRSTLTVNGADYVYFSLPKAEENGLAGISRLPYSMKVLLENLLRNEDGRSVTKQDILNIAAWLNDKGTAENEIAYRPARVLMQDFTGVPAVVDLAAMRDAMVALGGDPEKINPLVPVDLVIDHSVIVDEFGTPNAFARNVELEYERNGERYRFLKWGQQAFKNFRVVPPGTGICHQVNLEYLGQTVWTKEEDGETVAYPDTCVGTDSHTTMINGLGVLGWGVGGIEAEAAMLGQPVSMLLPEVIGFKLTGKVKEGVTATDLVLTVVQMLRKKGVVSKFVEFFGPGLDSMTLADRATIGNMGPEYGATCGFFPVDGETINYLTMSGRTTDRIALVEAYSKAQGMWRNGDGAELVFTDTLELDLGDVVPSMAGPKRPEGRIPLEGIAPGFATSLEADYKKPGQLENRYPVEGTDYDLGHGDVAIAAITSCTNTSNPSVLIAAGLLARNAVAKGLKSAPWVKTSLAPGSQVVGEYLEKSGLQKDLDALGFNLVGFGCTTCIGNSGPLPAPISKTINDKGLITAGVLSGNRNFEGRISPDVQANYLASPPLVVAYALAGTVQKDLTTEPLGIGSDGQPVFLKDIWPTSHEIQEFILKYVTRELYESKYADVFKGDVNWQAVQVPAGQTYAWDDDSTYVQNPPYFVGMGKSGSGISDIKGARVLGLFGDKITTDHISPAGSIKAASPAGAYLTGHGVGVADFNQYGTRRGNHEVMMRGTFANIRIRNHMLGPNGKEGGYTFHYPSKEEMSIYDAAMQYKEEGVPLVIFAGGEYGNGSSRDWAAKGTNLLGVKAVIAESFERIHRSNLVGMGVVPFVFEAGTTWASLNLKGDEIVTIEGLTNVQPREKRTAVITYADGTVKEVPLICRIDTLDEVTYMNNGGILQTVLRDLAA; translated from the coding sequence GTGTCCAAGTCCCTAGACAGTTTCAATTGTCGTTCGACCCTTACGGTCAACGGCGCGGACTATGTCTATTTCAGCCTGCCGAAGGCCGAAGAGAATGGTCTCGCCGGCATCTCGCGGCTGCCTTACTCGATGAAGGTCCTGCTGGAAAACCTGCTGCGCAACGAAGACGGCCGGTCCGTCACCAAGCAGGACATCCTCAACATTGCCGCCTGGCTCAACGACAAGGGCACGGCTGAAAACGAAATCGCCTACCGCCCGGCCCGCGTGCTCATGCAGGATTTTACCGGCGTTCCCGCCGTGGTCGATCTCGCGGCCATGCGCGACGCCATGGTGGCGCTCGGCGGCGATCCGGAAAAGATCAACCCGCTGGTGCCCGTCGATCTCGTCATCGACCACTCCGTCATCGTCGACGAGTTCGGCACGCCGAACGCGTTTGCCCGCAACGTCGAACTCGAATACGAGCGCAACGGCGAGCGCTACCGCTTCCTCAAGTGGGGCCAGCAGGCTTTCAAGAATTTTCGCGTCGTCCCCCCGGGTACCGGCATCTGTCACCAGGTCAACCTTGAATATCTCGGCCAGACGGTCTGGACCAAGGAAGAAGACGGCGAAACGGTTGCCTATCCCGACACCTGCGTCGGCACGGACAGCCACACCACGATGATCAACGGCCTCGGCGTGCTCGGCTGGGGCGTCGGCGGCATCGAGGCGGAAGCGGCCATGCTCGGCCAGCCCGTCTCCATGCTCCTGCCGGAAGTCATCGGCTTCAAGCTCACCGGCAAGGTCAAGGAGGGCGTCACCGCGACGGACCTCGTGCTCACCGTCGTGCAGATGCTGCGCAAGAAGGGCGTCGTTTCCAAGTTTGTCGAATTCTTCGGCCCCGGCCTCGATTCGATGACGCTGGCCGACCGCGCGACCATCGGCAACATGGGTCCGGAATACGGTGCGACCTGCGGCTTCTTCCCGGTCGATGGCGAAACCATCAACTACCTCACCATGTCCGGCCGCACGACGGACCGGATCGCACTGGTCGAAGCCTATTCCAAGGCGCAGGGCATGTGGCGCAATGGCGATGGCGCCGAATTGGTCTTCACCGACACGCTGGAACTCGACCTCGGCGACGTCGTGCCGTCCATGGCCGGCCCGAAGCGTCCCGAAGGCCGCATCCCGCTCGAAGGCATCGCACCCGGCTTCGCCACGTCGCTCGAAGCCGACTACAAGAAGCCCGGCCAGCTGGAAAACCGCTATCCGGTCGAAGGCACGGACTACGATCTCGGCCATGGCGACGTGGCGATCGCCGCCATCACCTCCTGCACCAACACGTCCAACCCCTCGGTTCTCATCGCGGCCGGCCTTCTCGCCCGCAACGCTGTCGCCAAGGGCCTGAAGAGCGCGCCGTGGGTCAAGACTTCGCTCGCTCCGGGAAGCCAAGTCGTCGGTGAATATCTCGAGAAGTCGGGCCTCCAGAAGGATCTCGACGCGCTCGGCTTCAACCTTGTTGGCTTCGGCTGCACGACCTGCATCGGCAACTCCGGCCCGCTGCCGGCGCCGATCTCCAAGACGATCAACGACAAAGGCCTGATCACGGCTGGCGTCCTCTCCGGCAACCGCAACTTCGAAGGCCGCATCTCGCCGGACGTCCAGGCGAACTACCTCGCCTCGCCGCCGCTGGTCGTTGCCTATGCGCTTGCCGGCACGGTCCAGAAGGACCTCACGACCGAGCCGCTCGGCATCGGTTCGGATGGTCAGCCTGTGTTCCTCAAGGACATCTGGCCGACCTCGCACGAGATCCAGGAATTCATCCTGAAATACGTCACGCGCGAGCTTTACGAGAGCAAGTATGCGGACGTGTTCAAGGGCGACGTCAACTGGCAGGCCGTTCAGGTACCCGCCGGCCAGACCTATGCCTGGGATGATGATTCGACCTATGTGCAGAACCCGCCCTACTTCGTGGGCATGGGCAAGTCGGGCTCCGGCATCTCCGACATCAAGGGCGCCCGCGTCCTCGGCCTGTTCGGCGACAAGATCACGACCGACCACATCTCGCCGGCCGGCTCGATCAAGGCGGCATCGCCTGCCGGTGCCTACCTCACGGGTCACGGCGTCGGCGTTGCCGACTTCAATCAGTACGGAACGCGTCGCGGTAACCACGAAGTGATGATGCGCGGCACCTTCGCCAACATCCGTATCCGCAACCACATGCTCGGCCCGAACGGCAAGGAAGGCGGCTACACCTTCCACTATCCGTCGAAGGAAGAGATGTCGATCTACGACGCGGCCATGCAGTACAAGGAAGAGGGCGTTCCGCTCGTCATCTTCGCCGGTGGCGAATACGGCAACGGTTCCTCGCGCGACTGGGCGGCCAAGGGTACCAACCTGCTGGGCGTCAAGGCCGTGATCGCCGAAAGCTTCGAGCGTATCCACCGGTCCAACCTCGTCGGCATGGGCGTCGTGCCTTTCGTCTTCGAGGCCGGCACGACATGGGCTTCGCTCAACCTCAAGGGCGACGAGATCGTCACCATCGAGGGCCTGACGAACGTTCAGCCGCGTGAAAAGCGCACCGCGGTCATCACCTATGCCGACGGCACGGTGAAGGAGGTTCCGCTGATCTGCCGCATCGATACGCTGGATGAAGTCACCTACATGAACAATGGCGGCATCCTGCAGACGGTTCTGCGCGACCTCGCCGCCTGA
- the ccmD gene encoding heme exporter protein CcmD has product MSAHLGYVVASYGAALVAVATLIAWVVLDARARRRELRALEEAGIRRRSAGGGAP; this is encoded by the coding sequence ATGAGCGCGCATCTCGGCTATGTCGTCGCCAGCTATGGGGCCGCGCTCGTCGCGGTCGCGACCCTCATCGCCTGGGTCGTTCTCGACGCGCGCGCCCGGCGCCGCGAATTGCGGGCGCTGGAAGAGGCCGGCATCCGCCGCCGCTCGGCCGGCGGAGGTGCACCGTGA